Sequence from the Seriola aureovittata isolate HTS-2021-v1 ecotype China chromosome 6, ASM2101889v1, whole genome shotgun sequence genome:
TGCTGGTGGCACACAACGATGACCCCACCGaccagatgtttgttttctttcccgGTATGTTCACATCCAATATTAGATACTAAAAACCTTACATCCAACCATCCAGCCCCGCATACTATAGCTGGGTTCGTTTTCGACTTCGAATGACCTGATGGTCAACGTGAACTGCCAGTGACTGCAGGGGTGGTGTATAAACAGCCTGCCGCCATGTTGGACACATTCTACTTCCTGTTGCATCAGTAAACTCACAACAATGGCCGATCTTGCAGAATGCAcagctgttctgtttttgtttttttatatgaaaaatatgagTGTTAATCTCAATGTGTCAGACTATGCCTAGACACAATTTCACATCAGTCTTTTGACACGTGGAATTAAATGTAAGTGATGTTCTATGAAAACAAATAGGATGATGAGTGAAGGTGAGAGATAACAGTTTTTATAATTTCCTGtcagtacaataaaaaaaagcaagcgCCACCATTTCGTCAggagtgtgaaaataaaataaatcaaagggTTAAATATCTAACCTGCTAGGGTATTACTtcttttacaataacaaactcCTGAACTAAACTGTTTTACAGCTTTCttgctggaaatgaaaactataGTATTTGTGTCCTTATGTAAAAAATGAGCTGCCATAAGGAGAAGATCAAATAAATAGGAGATAAGGATCTAAAGTTCTTAGCATGAAAACATAGAACACTTCATATGTGTCAGTGGAGCATTAAGATTATTAGGGCAAAGCTGTCATCACAGAGGTGGTACCCAGAGAACAGCAAAATTTCAAACCAGCATGCCTTACTTTAAGTCAGTGCTGCATTAAGTCGAATAAACCCTTATCTTTTCTTGTGATTAAAACTTTGAAAATTaacattatgtttattttgtacgACACATGCATCTTTGTGataatatgaaattatttttttcctcacttttcAGAGGAGCCCAAGGTGGGAATCAAAACGATTAAGATGTACTGTCAGAGGATGCAGGAAGAGAACATCACACGAGCCATCATTGTAGTTCAGATGGGCATGACACCCTCAGCCAAACAGGTAAATGTCAGATGAAAGTAATGCTAACAAGACATTTCTTtgatgaaaaggaaaaggcaTGTCTCTTGATTACGCTGTGACTGTCTTGTGGTTATTTgacttctctctgtgtgtatgttggtcTCTTGGCAAAAACATATATGGAAATGTCTCCTTACAGTCTCTAGTTGACATGGCGCCCAAATACATATTGGAGCAGTTCCTACAGCAGGAGCTGCTTATTAACATCACAGAGCATGAGGTAAACAACATACTAATGAGTCCACTGCATTATCCCAATCGACTGTATATTTCAAATTGATCTTACACGCTCTGCCTCAGggatatttttgtgtttaatgcatttctttttttgtttttcagcttgttCCAGAGCACATTGTTATGACAAAAGAGGAGGTGACTGAACTTCTGGCAAGATAGTATCCTTTAAAATTGCAGTTGATCTACCTAAACACCACAATTGAGCTGTATCTACTGTCTTTATAATAGTCTTTAAGAAAATATGCATTTGTTGTCCTTCCTTAACATTTTTACCTCAGTAAATTAAAAGAGAGTCAGTTGCCGAGGATCCAGGCTGGGGACCCTGTGGCTCGCTACTTCGGCTTAAAAAGAGGACAGGTAAGACATCTAAGACAGTTTTAATTGATAGAATCTATGACATATGCATCcatacagagctgcagctcactcttacATTCCcatttacagtgtctgtgtgccCTGACAGAAAAGGGGCAAAAATTTTCGTGTTCAcctgggtgttgtgtttacaacgCTGATCAGAGCTGATAATTACCTGcatctactgcagagtcatttgacctgagtgtgaatgctgattgtacCCTTTTCCGTTGCAGACAAAAACCTGATGTTAACAGGTCttaacaggtttttttttttctttgctgttgtgatgttgtttgtgttccCAGATATCAGTAATTTGGTGAATACAGTGTTAGCACCACTGATATGAATAACTAAACTTcacaaactacaaaaaataaGACCCATGTTATAATAAACAATACTTCCTACTGAAGACACACTGACAGTATTTGCATGTTATTTGCTAATAAGCAGAAACTatttgaatgaatgtgtgtaagtATGCAAACACAAGAAGACTTGGAACAGAATTTGTGTTCAGTCGTAACTCATTTAACTGcctgcagtgtgaattgtgCCAGAATCCAGCCTaaaattctgctgtttttcctaAACCTTTCCAGGTCGTAAAGATCATCAGGCCTAGTGAAACAGCTGGGAGGTACATCACATACAGACTGGTCCAGTGACAGACGGGTATGTTATATGGAATAAATGTGTTTAGGTTGAGACTTTCATTCATCTAATTCAGCATGTTATAATAGCCTCATAGATACATCTGATGGATAACATCAGTCAAACGCTGTATGTGTCAACTTAGTCAAGACAACAGATCTAATCagccaaaacaaatgtgtgtagTATGAGTGTGTTgatgctttaaataaaaaataaataaaaataaaatgtcttatttcTAGATGTTCTTCTGGATCAACATTTAGGAGGACCAGTGAAGGAAATTGAAGATGTTACATCTTTCATCACCCATCAATGGATTACCCTTCTTTGTGACTTGTTTTGTTtagatttaaatatttgatcTTGTTACagattttgtaaaataaatgatttaaaatggaACTAAATATTGTTTCCTTGAACTGGTTCAGTTCATGTAATCTTACCCTTTGcttgcaaaaacaaatatttaacttAAAGCAGGGCAAACCAATTTCATAATTCTACATCAGGCTATAATGGTTTTAGATGcctaccttttttttccttttgaaggCCATGCTGCACCTGCGGTGGACTGACGCTCTTAGGGTTATCTGTCTACTCTCCCTCACATCACAATGCAAAGTTACCACCCACTATAGTAAACTTCCTCCAGTACCAGGAAGTGATTGCTCTGTCACTGAGATTTGCCACCATTGGTAGTAACTAAACTCACTTTGGGTATTTTGTTCCTACCCAGGTTAAGGTAACTGTTCCCCATTTGTATTTACTCTGGcctgtaaaatacaaacatatcaAAACAAGATTATAAATGGAATAACAAGACACAATTTTAAAATATaagcatttttattaaaatagatTGAACACTTATAAAGGCACTACAGGCAACATTTATAAGAAACTgctaaattaatttttttaaattctagtgCTGAAATGAAACCAGCAGCACTCGAAAGAGAATTTACTCAGTGATGTGATTGCTTCCCACATTTCCTCAGGACTGTAAGAGCAAAAATTAAAGACACTTTCAATTAGAAATTGACATTTCATTCATATCAAACCTTAGCAATGACAGAAGTAATTGCATCAAACAGCAGTAAGCATGCAGAGGTTTCACTGCCAGGATAGATCAATGCGGCTGCAAACATCCacacaggttaaaaaaaaaaacataaaaacttgattttaatATACGAGATAAGCATCACAGTTGCAGGTTGCCCTGGattttaatgcataaaaaccAGATTCCTGTAATAAATTCCAGTGATAATATAATGATGATTTCAGACAAACTCAGGCTCACTGTCCCTGTTCCTCGTCAGGGGTAATTTCTTTCCACACAGACGTGCTAGTGGAAGCCCTGATAGGTTTAAAGTAGGGGAATATGGGTAGTTGTTGTTGGACTGGTTCACATTGAGCTCGGCCAGAGAGACGCTCAGGTTCTGCTCCGCCCCCGTGTCGTCATCGGGGGGACCGCTGTCTGGCAGAGCAGGGGGCTCTCCTCCCTCTGGGTTGTCTTGGTCCTGATCTGCGTCTTGTTCTGGGTCGGTTTGGGTTGCAGACTGACTGGACAGGTCTAGGCTGTCCCTGTAGCTCAGCTGGTCGTCATCTATGCTCACCTCGCTCTCCTGCTTCATCAGGGTGTGGGAGTGGGCAGTCCTCTGGCTGCTGTCATCAACCTCTGAGTCAGAGTCGGGGAGCAGCTCACTGGAGCCCAGAGAACTTCCTGAATGAGATAGAGAGGCTAATGACTGCTGTTAAACCCTGAGGCCAAATTTGAGAgattttttacatgttttgaaTTGATGAATGTGTATTCCACCTACTTTACCTACCTACCAGTAACTCACCGGGAGCTACAAGGCAAAGTTAACAGTATTATGCAAACCTAGTCTTTATGAAAACTTACCACATCCCTCCTCCGTCTTGTCAGAGTCCGGTTTACTCTGCTCCTCTCcgcctccactctcctctccagcGGCAGAGCTCCCCATCTTGTCATCTGCATTAGTACCCTGAACCAGGAGGGGGAGGAAATGAAGAGATCTTTATCATCAAAACAAGGTCAAATGTTCTTTCGTCTGGCCAGGGTATTAAATGCAAATCAGGGGGGAAGTGGAGGCtccaaataaaacaagactATAGGCCATAACTCTGGATGAGGAAATGCATCTTCTGACATTTCAGTACTTCCATTTTTTTGCTTCTTACCTTTACGCCAGGTTTTGTTCATGCTCATAAATTATTTACCTTTTGACTGTATGACATGTAACAGGTTGCCTTTTCTGAGTCTTATTCTTCTGCCTAAATCTTCACATTAAAAGGCAGAAATCTTTGTATCTAAAGCTATTACCTAGTAACCCCTTTTTAAAACTAGTGTTTAGAAGCAGAATATTAGTTCTAACATTCGGACAACTAATAGGTGTATTAGTAAGGtcagtgaggtcacagtgacctttgaccaccaaattctaatcagttcatctttcagtccaagtgaacagacaacctgaaaaatAATGTCGCAGATGCATTATGAGCCAACATCAGCCGTAGTGACATGAATCTACAGGACCATAAAACAACAGTCACATTCATCACCTATCGTTAATTGCCTTtaaaagttcaacatttcaaaGAAACAGGCTCAGCAGTGTATTTTAGTGTCCAAAAATTTAGCTCATGAAGTTACTGCTTGTatgattaaatgttaaaaacacttGATAATTGAGGAGATGAACAGCCACcttcagtgcacacacagcCCTACCTACCTGCTCAGTGGAGGTGGAAGCAGACCGGGAGGTTTTGTGGGTCTGAGAAGTTTTGGACTGGAAGATGGATGAATAGAAGACTATGAGGGTCTCCACGATGCGGGCCTGGTGGGGGTAATCAACCAGAGAGGACAGGGAGATCGTGGCCCCGGTCGGACGGGGACGCATCAGGGAGGGCCCAAACACAATCCCCAAGTTACTGGGACTCATCTTGTtatcctcctccagctctgcgaTCCTGGAAGGGAGGAAGTCAGAGGAATGATCAGGAATACATTTCTGCACCAAATCAAATTGAACAGAATcaggtttttcattttcttcttgttccGCCGAGAGTGGCATAATGACAAACCTTCGGAGGTGGCGGATGATGTAGCGCAGTGTAGCGATGTTAGCCTTGGGCAGCACCTTCAGAAGCTCCTTCAGCTTGTCCACCAGCACTAGGACATCTGGATCAGTGTCAGGACCCAGATCCACCAGCTCGGGCCCCCTGCCCACTGCTGGGTTAACGCTGCCCGACTCTGCCACCCCTCGCTCTGGTGCGTCTCCTTCACTCTGCAGACTCTCTTTGGCCAAACCCATCAGGTTGTTGTACAGGCGGAACAGCATGATGGGCTCTGGCAGCTGGCGGTGAAGGATAAGGGAAATTGTGTTAGAGGGG
This genomic interval carries:
- the polr2eb gene encoding DNA-directed RNA polymerases I, II, and III subunit RPABC1, translating into MDDEEETYRLWKIRKTIMQLCHDRGYLVTQDELDQTLDEFKSQFGDKPSEGRPRRTDLTVLVAHNDDPTDQMFVFFPEEPKVGIKTIKMYCQRMQEENITRAIIVVQMGMTPSAKQSLVDMAPKYILEQFLQQELLINITEHELVPEHIVMTKEEVTELLARYKLKESQLPRIQAGDPVARYFGLKRGQVVKIIRPSETAGRYITYRLVQ